In the Terriglobus sp. RCC_193 genome, ACGTAGCCTTGCAGGATGCCGAATCTCAGGTTGCGCAAAGATAATGCAGGCCGTGGCGTATAGCTTTCACCCGAGAGCACGGCATCGAGGCGCGTGCAGCAATCTACCGTGGCGGCAAGCGGCCCGATGGAATCAAGGCTGCGGGCGAGTGGCAGTGTGCCGTCCATGGGAATGCGGCTGGCTGTGGGTTTGAAGCCGGTGAGGCCGCATAGGGCCGATGGAATGCGCACGGAGCCGCCCGTATCTGTGCCGATGGCGGCTGCGGCCATGCCGTCTGTCACCGAAATGGCTGCGCCGCTGGACGAACCGCCAGGGATGCGACGATGGGCGCGGTCCCACGGATTGGCGGGAGTCCCGTAATGCGGGTTCAGGCCGAGGCCACTGTACGCGAACTCCGTCATGTTCGTGCGGCCAATGATGATGGCTCCTGCATCGCGCAGACGGGCGACGATGGCTGCGTCCTGACTGGCTGACGGTGCTTCGGCCAGAACGATGGAGCCTGCGGTGGTGACTTCTCCAGCAACGTCGAACAGGTCCTTTACTGAAAGAGGAAGTCCCAGCAGAGGTTTGTTCGCTGTATTACCTGCGCGGAGTTGAGCATCGGCCGCGTCGGCTTGTTGGAGAGCCGTTCCGCTGATGCGAGTGAAGGTGCGTGCGCCCTCGCCGCCGGGATCGGCGATGTGGATAAGGCATTGCTCTACCAGCATGCGGCTGGTGGTTACTCCAGAATGAAGTTGTTGCAGGAAATGGCCAATCGGACGCATTGCCTGATTGTATTGGCGCAGCTCTGTTCAACCTGCAATGAAAGCTTTCTCCAGGTGAAGTGCCCAACCCCTTAGCCCGCGTTTTGGTTTTTCCCCCGGAAAGCCTACGCTCAGCCATTCCCGGACGGGAGGTGCGAAGCCGGTCTTGGGTCGGTTCAGGATGTGAGCTGGCAAATGTCGGTCAGGAGTCGCGATCATGTCCTGTTTCGTAAAACCTCCGTGCACGATGTAGGGCGCCAGTATCTTCAGCAGCTTCCAGTCCGCAAAGGGAACTCGAATTTCGACGGAGTTGGCCATGCCTGCCCAATCCGCATCCCGCAGCAATTGATTCCGCATGTACATCGTCATTTCCAGAATGTGTACATAGAGCTTGTCGACATCTCCGGACGCCATGTTCGGAAGTCGTAGTCCAACCAGGCCTTTCTCCTTCAGTTCGCGCAGTCCGTCGCGCGCCGTATCGGGATTCATCACATGTTTTAATTCCCAGGGCATAAACAGGCCGCGACGTAGCAGGTAGGAGCCCTGAATCTTGGCTCCATATTCCAATAGGCCGGCATATTTGGGAGAAGTCATATGGCGAAGTAGAGGGTCGGATAGCCATCGGAATGTCTGCCCAAGTCCCGGGATGCCATTTGCCCACTGAAACCTTCGTTTGATCGCGGGCACCTGCTGAAAGCTTGGGTAACCTGCAAAAAGTTCATCCCCTCCTATGCCAGACAGGGCTACCTTATAGCCGAAATCTTTGGCCATACGGCTGATCATGAATACATTGAGCCCGTCGATTGTGGGCTGATCCATGGCCGTCACAAAGGATTCATACATCTGCGCGAACTGTTCCGCGCCGTATGTCTTTTCCTTATGGGCTAACCCGTAAAAATCCGCGATCTCGCGTGCCAGTTTCGTTTCGTCCTCTGCATTGCCGTCGGTAAACCCCAGTGTCATTGCCAGTGGGGCTTCTCCTGTTCTTTCGCTTAGCAGCCCGGCTATGGTTGCGGAATCCAGCCCCGCTGACAGGAAGAGTGCGACGGGGACATCGGAGGTCATATGCGCATAAACAGAATCAAACAGGGCTTCGCGAAGTACGTGCTGACGCTCTGCGTGATCCTGCGTTACTTCTTGGGCGGCCGCCGCGGCAAATACGTCGCCAACGGTTTCTCCCTGGATGAGCCGTGGCTCGCATCCTGGTTCCACAATCATGGCTGCCCCTGCCGGAAGACATCGAATTTCCCGGTACAGCGTATAAGGCTCCGGAACAGAACCCCACAAAAGAAAAGCTGCCCGTCCGGCAGCATCAGGAGTGTATGTGTCCAGCAGGGGCTTGAGTGCTTTTACCTGCGAAGCAAAATAAAATTTGCCATCGATCATGCTGTAGTACAGCGGTTTTATCCCTAGCGGGTCCCTTGCCAGAATCAGTATTTGGGCATTTTTATCCCAGATAGCGAAGGCATACATCCCGCGTAGCCGCGGGAGCATATCCAGCCCATACCGTTGGTACATATGGAGCAGGACTTCTGTATCACCTTCTGTTTGAAAACGATGTCCATAAAACTGTAATTGAGAACGAAGTTCGCGAAAGTTATAGATTTCCCCATTGAAAACAATGGAAAGAGAGCCGTCCGGATAATGCATTGGCTGGTTAGAAGCTTCCGTAGGATCAATGACCGATAGACGACGATGCGCCATTCCGATTTCTGAATGGGGTCCCACCCATGAGTCACAGGCATCCGGCCCTCTGTTTCTCATTGGGTATGTCATGACGCTCAATGTTTCAAGGGGAGAAGCCGCTGGCTCCATCAGAGCCAGAAAGCCTGCGATGCCACACATAGAAGACCTGCCTTACGAGAAAGTCCTGCATAAGTTTCAGATGTTGCAGAAATTGTCGCTGTAGAGGCGTAAAAAAGCTGTAAGAATCTGGCCTATCTTTCGATAACCCAAAGGTCTTAGCCCCTGGGGCATGGTGGTTTGGAGGCTACTTAAAGCCAAATTTCGTTGGCTTTACCATGGAAGTTGTCATGACGCAGATCAAGCAGGAAGACTTCATCAGCAGCATCGCGGATGCGCTGCAGTACATCAGCTACTACCACCCGGTGGACTACATCACGAACCTCGCTCGTGCGTACGAGCTGGAGGAGTCCGTTGCGGCGAAGGATGCAATGGCGCAGATATTGATCAATAGCCGCATGTGCGCGGAGGGGCACCGCCCCATCTGCCAGGACACCGGCATTGTTAGCGTTTTTCTGAAAATCGGGATGGGTGTACAGTTTGCCGACGCCACCATGGACGTCCAGCACATGTGCGATGAAGGCGTCCGGCGTGCCTACCTTGACTCGGACAATACGTTGCGTGCCTCAGTTTTGGCTGATCCTGCGTTCAGCCGCAAGAACACGAAGGATAATACGCCTGCGGTTGTGGTTACGGAGCTGGTCGCGGGCGATGGCGTGGATGTGATCGTGGCGGCGAAGGGCGGCGGCAGCGAGGCGA is a window encoding:
- a CDS encoding amidase, translated to MRPIGHFLQQLHSGVTTSRMLVEQCLIHIADPGGEGARTFTRISGTALQQADAADAQLRAGNTANKPLLGLPLSVKDLFDVAGEVTTAGSIVLAEAPSASQDAAIVARLRDAGAIIIGRTNMTEFAYSGLGLNPHYGTPANPWDRAHRRIPGGSSSGAAISVTDGMAAAAIGTDTGGSVRIPSALCGLTGFKPTASRIPMDGTLPLARSLDSIGPLAATVDCCTRLDAVLSGESYTPRPALSLRNLRFGILQGYVLEGLDDATADAFQNALHVLRGAGATIDPVEFAALERIPASNQTAAAEAYAWHRHLLATSGNRYDPHVSTRILHGANMLAADFLDLMQARREIVAESMQVFAGYDAILLPTTPIIAPPIADLEHDDTAYFNANGLMLRNTSIFNFLDGCALSIPCHRNGEAPVGLMIAGTHDNDAHILRVGSAIEAALSPLRQ
- the asnB gene encoding asparagine synthase (glutamine-hydrolyzing), with the translated sequence MCGIAGFLALMEPAASPLETLSVMTYPMRNRGPDACDSWVGPHSEIGMAHRRLSVIDPTEASNQPMHYPDGSLSIVFNGEIYNFRELRSQLQFYGHRFQTEGDTEVLLHMYQRYGLDMLPRLRGMYAFAIWDKNAQILILARDPLGIKPLYYSMIDGKFYFASQVKALKPLLDTYTPDAAGRAAFLLWGSVPEPYTLYREIRCLPAGAAMIVEPGCEPRLIQGETVGDVFAAAAAQEVTQDHAERQHVLREALFDSVYAHMTSDVPVALFLSAGLDSATIAGLLSERTGEAPLAMTLGFTDGNAEDETKLAREIADFYGLAHKEKTYGAEQFAQMYESFVTAMDQPTIDGLNVFMISRMAKDFGYKVALSGIGGDELFAGYPSFQQVPAIKRRFQWANGIPGLGQTFRWLSDPLLRHMTSPKYAGLLEYGAKIQGSYLLRRGLFMPWELKHVMNPDTARDGLRELKEKGLVGLRLPNMASGDVDKLYVHILEMTMYMRNQLLRDADWAGMANSVEIRVPFADWKLLKILAPYIVHGGFTKQDMIATPDRHLPAHILNRPKTGFAPPVREWLSVGFPGEKPKRGLRGWALHLEKAFIAG